The following are encoded in a window of Oncorhynchus mykiss isolate Arlee chromosome 31, USDA_OmykA_1.1, whole genome shotgun sequence genomic DNA:
- the rell2 gene encoding uncharacterized protein DKFZp434B061 — MTDLEASTVGEPPPPYMIFLLVFFFFITGLLGFLVCHLLKKKGYRCRTGEEEDDEECEQKLGPDKNDDEEEENQDTVEQILKCIIENEANMEAFKDMLGKQDICQHHDPRLLRKESLGGIPPHHHTVHSGAQLDHKSCTLCVQGRSKKARRLSRVPRTNKPRTPGERRESTVFAVGRFRVTHMDKKDQGSGDQLDQSEALDSEKGDEEDPQRKEGYNLQSMFKDVKTETTNGVVATAAKRKKSLVLFSLRRGSDPVGVKVSLSQPVVEEEPLFNDPLKTAPVQTSSPVMALSSQPSMGSAAPDDTEMAPVKMSPTRVTFIVSPTEAPEPVSPNTSPAGVSPLTPPVQESPITTPVQVTPMTPEIFPLTPGSPTNLAPSPLNVSPATSPVQAHPTHIQASPTPVQASHTPTPVQASPTPVQASPTPVQASPTPVQASPTPVQASHTPVQASHTPTPVQASPTTAPLNLSPALSSRMVSPSPNSLNLSPSLSSRMVSPSPNSLNLSPSLSSRKVSSNTTPLNLSPTPTPMQVSPSLSSRKVSSNTTPLNLSPTPTPMQVSPSLSSRKVSSNTTPLNLSPTPTPMQVSPALSSRKVSSNTTPLNLSPTPTPMQVSPALSSRKVSSNTTPLNLSPTPTPMQVSDALSSRNVSPALSSRKVSPTPLMVSPIAPHSILSNTTTLVKVEQTSPSSSPFTTSATATMKGPEHKADSLARFKADKVSPTVATVKISPTVDHMKVSATMTPTKVCPSSGSPLENKLEVGSVAIVNASPDSQREVSVVCMADVVKGEKEDPAVAQSPPEEEKEDEVEMEDIKNCRVSQEEEGVSLKEKRRSVHSQHKW, encoded by the exons ATGACAGACCTGGAGGCATCGACAGTGGGGGAACCCCCTCCCCCGTATATGATCTTCctcctggtcttcttcttcttcatcactGGCCTCCTGGGCTTCCTGGTCTGCCACCTGCTGAAGAAGAAGGGCTACCGTTGCAggactggggaggaggaggacgatgAGGAGTGTGAGCAGAAACTGGGACCAGACAAGAATG ATGATGAAGAAGAGGAAAATCAAGACACCGTTGAACAAATCCTGAAGTGCATCATTGAAAATGAAG CTAACATGGAAGCCTTCAAGGATATGCTAGGAAAACAGGATATATGTCAACATCATGATCCTAG ATTACTGCGCAAAGAGAGCCTGGGGGGTATTCCACCTCATCACCACACAGTGCACTCTGGCGCCCAGCTCGACCATAAGTCCTGCACACTCTGTGTGCAAGGGCGGTCCAAGAAGGCCCGCCGCCTGAGCCGTGTGCCTCGGACCAATAAGCCCAGAAcgccaggagagaggagagagtccacTGTGTTCGCTGTGGGAAG GTTCCGAGTCACCCACATGGACAAGAAGGATCAGGGGTCTGGCGACCAGTTGGACCAATCGGAGGCCCTGGATAGTGAGAAGGGGGATGAGGAGGACCCCCAGAGGAAGGAGGGGTACAACCTGCAGAGCATGTTCAAAGACGTCAAAACAGAGACCACAAACGGTGTGGTGGCCACCGCGGCCAAGCGGAAGAAGAGTCTAGTTCTGTTCTCGCTGCGCAGAGGCAGTGATCCAGTGGGGGTCAAAGTGTCACTGAGCCAGCCCGTGGTGGAAGAGGAACCCCTCTTCAATGATCCGTTGAAGACTGCTCCAGTGCAGACCTCCAGCCCTGTGATGGCCCTGTCGTCCCAGCCCAGCATGGGCTCTGCTGCACCTGACGACACTGAGATGGCCCCTGTTAAGATGTCCCCCACTAGGGTCACTTTTATAGTGTCCCCCACAGAGGCTCCCGAACCGGTCTCTCCCAACACGAGTCCAGCAGGAGTTTCCCCCCTAACGCCCCCGGTACAAGAATCCCCCATCACCACCCCAGTACAAGTCACCCCCATGACCCCTGAAATATTCCCCCTTACCCCAGGCTCCCCTACTAACCTTGCCCCTAGCCCCTTAAATGTCTCCCCTGCCACTTCCCCTGTACAAGCCCACCCTACCCATATACAAGCCTCCCCTACCCCTGTACAAGCCTCCCATACCCCTACCCCGGTACAAGCCTCCCCTACCCCTGTACAAGCCTCCCCTACTCCTGTACAAGCCTCCCCTACCCCTGTACAAGCCTCCCCTACCCCTGTACAAGCCTCCCATACCCCTGTACAAGCCTCCCATACCCCCACCCCTGTACAAGCCTCCCCTACCACTGCCCCCTTAAATCTctcccctgccctgtcctccaGAATGGTGTCCCCCTCCCCTAACTCCTTAAATCTCTCCCCTTCCCTGTCCTCCAGAATGGTGTCCCCCTCCCCTAACTCCTTAAATCTCTCCCCTTCCCTGTCCTCCAGAAAAGTGTCCTCCAATACTACTCCTTTAaatctctcccccacccctaccCCCATGCAAGTCTCCCCTTCCCTGTCCTCCAGAAAAGTGTCCTCCAATACTACTCCTTTAaatctctcccccacccctaccCCCATGCAAGTCTCCCCTTCCCTGTCCTCCAGAAAAGTGTCCTCCAATACTACTCCTTTAaatctctcccccacccctaccCCCATGCAAGTctcccctgccctgtcctccaGAAAAGTGTCCTCCAATACTACTCCTTTAaatctctcccccacccctaccCCCATGCAAGTctcccctgccctgtcctccaGAAAAGTGTCCTCCAATACTACTCCTTTAaatctctcccccacccctaccCCCATGCAAGTCTCCGATGCCCTGTCCTCCAGAAAtgtctcccctgccctctcctccaGAAAAGTCTCCCCTACCCCCTTAATGGTGTCCCCTATAGCTCCTCATAGCATTCTAAGTAATACTACTACTTTAGTCAAGGTGGAACAaacctcaccctcctcctctccgttCACGACCTCAGCCACAGCCACCATGAAAGGGCCAGAACACAAGGCAGACAGCCTTGCTAGGTTTAAGGCCGACAAAGTCTCTCCCACTGTGGCCACTGTGAAGATCTCCCCCACCGTGGACCACATGAAAGTCTCCGCCACCATGACTCCAACAAAAGTCTGCCCCTCCAGTGGAAGCCCTCTAGAGAACAAGCTGGAGGTGGGTAGTGTTGCCATAGTCAACGCCAGTCCTGACAGTCAGAGGGAAGTCTCTGTGGTGTGTATGGCTGATGTGgtgaagggggagaaggaggaccCTGCTGTGGCCCAGAGCCCcccagaggaggagaaggaggacgaGGTGGAGATGGAGGACATAAAGAACTGTCGGGTCagccaggaggaggagggcgtgtctctgaaggagaagaggagatcaGTACACAGTCAGCAcaagtggtga